The sequence GAGGTGACGGCGATGGATGCAAAAACGCGGCGGGAGAAATTATTGGCCGTGCTAAAGGAGGCCGGGGGGCCAGTGACGGGGACGACTCTGGCAAGAGAGCTCGGCGTCAGCCGGCAGGTAATCGTGGGGGATATTGCCATTTTACGCGCCGCGGGGCAGGAGATTTACGCTACGCCACAGGGATATCTTGTACCTGCGGCTAAAGTGCGGCCGGCGGTGACGGCCAAGCTGGCCTGTCGGCACGGCCGGGATAACCTGGCAGAGGAACTGGCCACCATCATCGACCACGGTGG is a genomic window of Thermosinus carboxydivorans Nor1 containing:
- a CDS encoding transcription repressor NadR, translating into MDAKTRREKLLAVLKEAGGPVTGTTLARELGVSRQVIVGDIAILRAAGQEIYATPQGYLVPAAKVRPAVTAKLACRHGRDNLAEELATIIDHGGKVLDVIVEHPLYGEIRANLMLASRRDLAEFLRKLEESGAKPLSVVTGGVHLHTIEAPSPQVLAEIEAALRQQGILLS